A single window of Debaryomyces hansenii CBS767 chromosome F complete sequence DNA harbors:
- a CDS encoding DEHA2F24178p (similar to uniprot|P25631 Saccharomyces cerevisiae YCR051W), with the protein MVSNIWVAAADNQVKIVESYLDGGDFTPNSKDPNGYTPIHAAASYGHIGLLKLLIKRGGDINVQDSEGDAPLHHVEDIKTAKLMVEELKADWKIKNNEGQIPAEYIEEDDEFPELAHYLRSLSHDQPHATSVSGDDSLASLPAPGNIDGHQIRYTMENEAPSEEDSIDDEERRKKIESILNSENPEEALRDLVKSAVQEGMSKYQNEQELEDVEAPSSKKRKD; encoded by the coding sequence aTATTTGGACGGTGGCGATTTCACTCCAAACTCAAAGGATCCAAATGGATACACTCCAATACATGCAGCAGCATCATATGGTCATATAGgcttattgaaattattgataaaacGGGGAGGGGACATCAACGTACAAGACAGTGAAGGAGATGCTCCATTGCATCATGTAGAAGACATTAAGACTGCCAAATTAATGGTAGAGGAGTTGAAGGCTGATTGGAAGATTAAGAATAACGAAGGTCAAATACCAGCAGAATACATTGAAGAGGACGATGAATTCCCAGAACTAGCCCATTATTTAAGATCATTATCGCATGACCAACCACACGCTACTAGTGTCTCTGGAGATGACTCCCTTGCTTCGTTACCAGCTCCAGGAAATATAGATGGTCACCAGATAAGATATACTATGGAAAACGAAGCACCTAGCGAAGAGGATAGCattgacgatgaagaaagaCGTAAGAAGATTGAGCTGATATTGAATAGTGAAAACCCAGAAGAGGCCTTACGAGATCTCGTTAAAAGTGCTGTTCAAGAAGGCATGTCTAAATACCAGAACGAACAAGAGCTTGAAGACGTCGAGGCTCCTTCATCCAAAAAGAGAAAGGACTAG